A single window of Channa argus isolate prfri chromosome 10, Channa argus male v1.0, whole genome shotgun sequence DNA harbors:
- the canx gene encoding calnexin, with translation MDQRVGLFILLATGLLCLSLSSVSRAEDTQGDEDVDVEDELDLSLPGVDEEEDDLDVDAQENIPPKTAPTPKVSYKAPEPMGEHFFAESFDRGTFDGWVLSNAKKEDADEEIAKYDGKWSVEEMKDSKLPGDKGLVLKSKAKHHAISAQLLRPFIFDTKPLIIQYEVNFQSGIDCGGAYVKLLTQTPELNLDQFVDKTPYTIMFGPDKCGEDYKLHFIFRHKNPKTGEYEEKHAKKPDADLRTYFTDKKTHLYTLVLNPDNTFEVMVDQTVVNSGSLLSDMTPPVNPPAEIEDPDDHKPDDWDERPKIQDPDAVKPEDWDEDAPAQIPDEGAVKPDGWLDDEPEYIGDPDAVKPEDWDEDMDGEWEAPQVPNPACETAPGCGVWKRPMIDNPNYKGKWKPPMIDNPNYQGIWRPRKISNPAYFEDLHPFRMTPFSAVGLELWSMTSDIFFDNFFITNDRNTAERWANDGWGLKKTAEGAADPGLAAQMLSAAEERPWLWVVYVLTVALPVVLIIVFCCTGKKKSPATAAQYKKTDEPQPDVKEEEEEEEEEEEEKAEEAEKSSTAAEEKSNGEESPAEKEEDKEPDEKLEDDVLRRSPRSRKVRKD, from the exons ATGGATCAGAGGGTTGGGTTGTTCATCCTTCTGGCAACGGGCCTCCTCTGCCTCAGTTTGTCGTCCGTCTCTCGGGCTGAAGACACACAGGGTGACGAAGATGTGGATGTAGAGGACGAGCTGGATTTAAGTTTACCTGGAGTCGATGAAGAAGAGGACGATCTTGATGTGGACGCACAGGAAAATATTCCACCTAAAACTGCACCAACGCCTAAG GTGAGCTACAAAGCTCCAGAGCCAATGGGAGAACACTTCTTTGCTGAGTCTTTTGATCGTGGCACATTTGATGG TTGGGTTCTGTCCAACGCCAAGAAGGAAGATGCTGATGAAGAGATTGCAAAGTACGATG GGAAATGGTCGGTGGAAGAGATGAAGGACAGTAAGCTCCCTGGTGATAAAGGTCTGGTCCTGAAGTCTAAAGCTAAACATCACGCCATCTCAGCCCAGCTGCTTCGGCCTTTCATCTTTGACACCAAACCCCTGATCATCCA GTATGAGGTGAACTTCCAATCAGGCATTGACTGTGGTGGAGCCTACGTCAAGCTTCTGACCCAGACTCCTGAACTGAACCTG GATCAGTTTGTGGATAAAACTCCATACACTATTATGTTTGGACCTGACAAATGTGGAGAAGATTACAAACTGCACTTCATCTTTAGAcacaaaaaccccaaaactgGAGAGTACGAAGAGAAACACGCCAAGAAACCTGATGCCGACCTGAGGACTTACTTTACCGACAAGAAGACACACCTGTACACACTtg TGCTAAACCCTGACAACACCTTTGAGGTGATGGTGGATCAGACAGTGGTGAACAGCGGCAGCCTGCTGTCAGACATGACCCCTCCTGTGAATCCCCCTGCTGAGATTGAAGATCCTGATGACCACAAGCCTGACGACTGGGACGAAAGGCCCAAGATTCAGGACCCTGATGCCGTCAAGCCTGAAGACTG GGACGAGGATGCTCCTGCTCAGATTCCAGATGAAGGTGCAGTGAAACCAGATGGCTGGTTGGACGATGAGCCCGAGTACATCGGAGATCCTGATGCTgtcaaacctgaagactg GGATGAGGATATGGATGGTGAGTGGGAGGCTCCCCAGGTTCCCAACCCCGCCTGTGAAACCGCTCCAGGCTGTGGAGTGTGGAAACGTCCAATGATCGACAACCCCAACTACAAGGGCAAGTGGAAACCCCCCATGATTGACAACCCCAACTACCAG GGCATCTGGAGGCCAAGGAAGATCTCCAACCCAGCGTACTTTGAGGATCTGCACCCATTTAGAATGACTCCATTCAGTGCTGTGGGGCTTGAGCTTTGGTCCATGACCTCTGACATCTTCTTTGACAACTTCTTTATCACCAATGACCGCAACACTGCAGAACGTTGGGCAAATGATGGCTGGGGGCTGAAGAAGACGGCAGAGGGCGCAGCTGAT cCTGGTCTGGCAGCTCAGATGCTGAGCGCTGCAGAGGAGCGCCCGTGGCTCTGGGTGGTCTACGTCCTCACTGTGGCTTTACCAGTTGTCCTGATCATTGTCTTCTGCTGCACTGGAAAG aaaaagAGCCCAGCCACAGCGGCACAATACAAGAAGAcagatgaacctcagcctgatgtgaaggaggaggaggaagaagaggaggaggaggaggaggagaaagctgaggaggcagagaagaGCAGCACAG CTGCAGAAGAGAAGAGTAATGGAGAGGAAAGTCCagcagaaaaagaggaagacaaGGAGCCTGACGAG AAGTTGGAGGATGATGTTCTGCGGCGATCTCCCAGAAGTAGGAAGGTCAGAAAGGACTGA